One region of Mucilaginibacter sp. 14171R-50 genomic DNA includes:
- a CDS encoding gliding motility-associated C-terminal domain-containing protein encodes MKKLILLVFLCITIPAIAQKQGNIWYFGNYAGVDFNTSPPTALTDGQLSTWEGCATIADDDGKLLFYTDGITVFTKNHGKMVNGEGLLGDPSSTQSGVIIQHPTNKNLFFVFSIALQGGSLYYSIVDISKQAGVGEVIEKNILILEKSTEKITAVKHKNGSDIWVVTHEYLSNDFYTYLITKDGFQPKPVITSVGTVMGMSYSSTIGYLKASPKGNKLAAAIYFPDKLTEIYDFNKETGVVSNPVTLTNFNGFGAYGVEFSPNEKYLYITEHEYSPLNLYQVKLPVISGDIKDRSVSIAKLSGLGALQLASDGKIYVDQYGSSYLHAIEEPNEEGANSKFQKNAISLKGRTATYGLPTFNQSFFAEIGFSNAGNCLGDITQFKLKSSIDNIDSLKWDFADELSGVNNTSKEYNPKHLYKKAGTYNVTLIVYYEGTSATYSSNVSISELPVAKLGKDTTLLYGQTLLLDAKWPGSTYKWNTGTTGQTLLVTSPGTYSVDVTSSAGCSGSGSIKVSYDQVIDVTLPADTTICAFETIKLDATLSGGSYLWSNGSTSSSIMVSQEGQYSVKITNAYHSREKTLNINVHFFRFNPIMVTSDTILCEAGSTSISVAGGKSGEKYHWFDAQQNFIEENSGTLYTGIIKRDTMLFVQLTNGKCLSDLQPVHLIFDKPIATIFNKDTVITLGANVNLQGSGAKYYRWLPDTYLDNANIANPVSSPGDDVTYQLIVLNDNGCSDTATVTIRVKKKVLIPNTFTPNGDGVNDTWAIKYLDRLPGNHMFIYTRSGRLVRQFKGYYNSWDGTSSKGEPLPSGVYYYVLEIDETNRQSGYVTLIR; translated from the coding sequence TTGAAAAAGCTCATTTTACTGGTGTTTTTATGTATTACTATTCCTGCCATCGCTCAAAAGCAGGGAAATATTTGGTATTTTGGAAATTATGCCGGAGTAGATTTCAATACTTCTCCACCAACTGCTTTAACGGATGGACAACTTTCTACTTGGGAGGGTTGCGCAACAATTGCCGATGATGACGGTAAATTATTGTTTTATACTGATGGTATTACCGTTTTTACTAAAAATCACGGTAAGATGGTAAATGGCGAGGGCTTACTAGGCGATCCATCATCTACACAATCAGGCGTTATTATTCAGCACCCTACTAACAAAAATTTGTTTTTCGTATTTAGCATTGCGCTTCAGGGCGGTTCGCTGTATTATTCTATTGTAGATATTTCCAAACAGGCGGGTGTGGGCGAGGTAATAGAAAAAAATATTTTAATTCTGGAAAAATCTACTGAGAAAATTACTGCTGTTAAACATAAGAATGGTTCAGATATATGGGTTGTTACACACGAATATTTATCAAATGATTTTTATACCTACTTAATAACAAAAGATGGATTTCAGCCCAAACCTGTTATCACTTCCGTAGGTACGGTAATGGGTATGAGTTATAGCAGTACAATTGGCTATTTGAAAGCCTCACCCAAGGGTAACAAACTTGCGGCCGCAATTTATTTTCCTGATAAGCTAACTGAAATTTACGATTTTAATAAAGAAACAGGAGTTGTATCCAATCCGGTAACCCTTACAAACTTTAATGGGTTTGGTGCATATGGTGTAGAATTTTCGCCTAATGAGAAGTATTTGTATATCACCGAGCATGAGTATTCCCCTCTGAATCTATATCAGGTTAAGTTGCCTGTAATCAGTGGCGATATTAAAGACAGGAGCGTATCTATTGCAAAACTTAGTGGTTTAGGGGCCTTACAGTTAGCTTCGGATGGTAAAATATATGTAGACCAGTATGGAAGTAGTTATTTACATGCAATAGAAGAACCTAATGAGGAAGGAGCAAATAGTAAATTTCAAAAAAATGCAATATCTCTTAAGGGAAGAACAGCCACCTATGGTTTACCAACGTTTAATCAAAGTTTTTTCGCCGAAATAGGCTTTTCCAATGCAGGCAATTGTTTAGGAGATATTACTCAATTCAAATTAAAATCATCAATTGATAATATTGATAGCTTAAAGTGGGATTTTGCCGATGAGTTGTCTGGTGTTAATAACACATCTAAAGAATATAACCCTAAACATTTATATAAAAAAGCGGGTACATACAATGTTACTTTAATTGTTTATTATGAGGGGACATCTGCAACTTATAGCAGCAATGTTTCTATATCGGAATTGCCGGTGGCGAAACTTGGCAAAGACACCACATTGCTTTACGGCCAAACACTTTTACTTGATGCCAAATGGCCCGGCAGTACTTATAAATGGAACACCGGCACCACAGGTCAAACCCTGCTGGTTACTTCTCCGGGCACTTACAGTGTAGATGTTACCAGCAGCGCGGGGTGCAGCGGTAGCGGAAGTATAAAGGTTAGTTACGATCAGGTAATTGACGTAACCCTGCCTGCCGATACTACAATATGTGCTTTTGAAACAATTAAGCTGGATGCTACACTTTCAGGAGGAAGTTACTTATGGTCAAACGGAAGTACGTCGTCATCAATAATGGTAAGCCAGGAGGGACAATACTCGGTGAAAATAACCAACGCGTATCATAGCCGTGAGAAAACACTCAATATCAATGTTCATTTTTTCAGGTTCAATCCTATAATGGTAACCAGTGATACGATACTTTGTGAGGCAGGAAGCACAAGCATAAGCGTTGCCGGCGGCAAAAGCGGTGAAAAATATCATTGGTTTGATGCCCAACAAAATTTCATTGAAGAAAACTCGGGCACATTGTATACCGGCATCATAAAAAGGGACACTATGCTATTTGTGCAACTTACCAATGGCAAGTGTTTGAGCGATCTTCAGCCCGTTCATTTGATATTTGATAAACCTATCGCAACAATATTTAATAAAGATACCGTTATTACCCTTGGTGCGAATGTTAATTTACAGGGCTCAGGGGCTAAGTATTATCGTTGGCTTCCGGATACCTACCTGGATAACGCAAACATCGCAAACCCGGTATCATCCCCCGGAGACGACGTCACCTACCAACTTATAGTATTAAATGATAACGGCTGTAGTGATACCGCCACCGTAACCATACGTGTAAAAAAGAAGGTGCTGATACCTAATACGTTTACCCCAAACGGAGATGGTGTTAACGATACCTGGGCTATTAAGTACCTTGACCGTTTGCCAGGGAACCATATGTTTATCTATACCCGGTCAGGCCGGTTGGTTCGCCAGTTTAAAGGGTATTACAACAGTTGGGACGGTACCAGCAGTAAAGGGGAGCCGTTACCCTCCGGAGTATATTATTATGTATTGGAGATAGATGAAACCAACAGGCAGTCGGGTTACGTAACGCTGATAAGATAG
- a CDS encoding malate:quinone oxidoreductase yields MNKGSNISNTTVDVVLVGAGIMSATLGVMLKQLQPDLTIEIFERLDTVAAESSDAMNNAGTGHSAFCELNYTPQRKDGSIEITKAIKIAEQFEITKQFWAFLVENGYVGEPQTFISKVPHISFVWGNDNVDYLEKRCDALVKHHFFKGMQYAEDKEQLNKWMPLVMENRDPEQKVSATYMDIGTDVNFGTLTRSLVDKLKQKPGVTLSLNHEVDDIKRNKDNTWQIKVNDAKSGSSRKLDAKFVFVGAGGGALPLLQKSGIPESKGFGGFPVSGQWLVCTNQDVINKHSAKVYGKASVGSPPMSVPHLDTRIIDGKKALLFGPYAGFSTRFLKKGSLLDLFTSIKFNNILPLLAVGRDNWPLTKYLISQVLQSPADRLKALQEYFPAAKGDEWVLDVAGQRVQIIKKDARRTGVLEFGTEVVTSADGSISALLGASPGASTSVPIMVDLICRCFKNKANTAEWQEKFKQMIPSYGQSLINDEALADATRERTSKVLGLI; encoded by the coding sequence ATGAATAAAGGCAGTAATATTTCAAATACAACGGTTGATGTAGTTTTAGTTGGCGCGGGCATTATGAGCGCAACACTTGGGGTAATGCTTAAACAGCTGCAGCCCGATCTTACCATCGAGATTTTTGAACGTTTGGATACCGTTGCTGCCGAAAGCTCTGATGCCATGAATAATGCCGGTACAGGCCACTCCGCATTTTGTGAACTTAACTACACCCCACAACGCAAGGATGGCAGTATTGAAATTACAAAGGCTATAAAAATTGCCGAACAATTTGAAATAACCAAGCAGTTTTGGGCCTTTTTAGTAGAGAATGGCTATGTTGGCGAACCGCAAACCTTTATCAGCAAAGTACCTCACATAAGTTTTGTTTGGGGTAATGACAATGTAGATTACCTTGAAAAACGCTGTGACGCATTGGTTAAGCATCACTTTTTTAAGGGGATGCAATATGCTGAAGATAAGGAGCAGCTTAATAAATGGATGCCGCTGGTTATGGAGAATCGCGATCCCGAGCAAAAAGTATCGGCTACATATATGGATATTGGTACCGATGTAAACTTTGGCACCCTTACCCGTAGCCTGGTTGACAAGCTAAAACAAAAGCCCGGTGTCACCTTAAGCCTTAATCATGAAGTAGATGATATAAAGCGTAATAAAGATAACACCTGGCAGATAAAAGTTAACGATGCTAAAAGCGGGAGCAGCCGAAAGCTTGACGCTAAATTTGTTTTTGTGGGCGCCGGTGGCGGTGCCCTGCCCCTGCTACAAAAATCAGGCATACCAGAGAGTAAAGGCTTTGGCGGTTTCCCGGTGAGCGGGCAATGGCTGGTTTGTACAAATCAGGACGTTATCAATAAACATTCTGCGAAGGTTTACGGTAAGGCTTCGGTCGGTTCGCCGCCAATGTCGGTTCCGCACCTGGATACGAGAATTATCGACGGGAAAAAGGCGCTGCTTTTTGGTCCTTACGCAGGGTTTTCAACCCGGTTCTTAAAAAAGGGGTCGTTGCTTGATCTGTTTACCTCCATAAAGTTTAATAATATATTACCACTGCTTGCTGTTGGGCGCGATAATTGGCCGCTTACCAAATATCTTATAAGCCAGGTGCTGCAATCGCCTGCCGACAGGTTGAAAGCCTTGCAGGAATACTTTCCCGCAGCAAAGGGCGATGAATGGGTATTGGATGTTGCCGGCCAACGCGTACAGATCATAAAAAAAGATGCGAGGCGTACAGGTGTGCTTGAATTTGGTACCGAAGTAGTTACCAGTGCTGATGGCAGCATCTCGGCTCTGTTAGGGGCATCCCCCGGCGCTTCAACATCGGTGCCTATTATGGTTGACCTGATATGCCGATGCTTTAAGAATAAAGCTAACACAGCTGAATGGCAGGAAAAATTCAAACAGATGATACCCTCGTACGGGCAGTCGCTTATTAATGACGAAGCCCTGGCTGATGCCACAAGGGAGCGTACCAGTAAAGTGTTAGGGTTGATTTAA
- a CDS encoding glycosyltransferase family 2 protein, which produces MDISVVVPLYDEVESLPELTSWISRVMDENRYSYEIILIDDGSRDGSWDMILKLKQANPFIKAFKFRRNYGKSAALNIGFEAAQGNVVITMDADLQDSPDEIPVLYRRITEDNYDLVSGWKAKRYDPITKTVPTKLFNAATRKMSGIHNLHDFNCGLKAYRKAVVKNIEVYGEMHRYIPVIAKWAGFTKIGEQVVEHRARKYGKTKFGWTRFINGFLDLLSIFFVGKFGKRPMHFFGAMGTLSFFAGIVITIWMLSEKLYLIAHKLPYRDVTDNPLFYIALVAMILGSQLFLTGFVAELVARSAPDRNRYQIEETV; this is translated from the coding sequence ATGGATATATCAGTAGTAGTACCACTTTACGATGAAGTAGAATCATTACCAGAGCTTACCTCGTGGATAAGCCGCGTAATGGACGAGAACCGCTATAGTTACGAGATCATCCTTATAGACGATGGCAGCCGTGATGGCTCCTGGGATATGATCCTGAAATTAAAGCAGGCCAACCCTTTTATTAAAGCGTTCAAATTCAGGCGTAATTATGGTAAATCTGCTGCGTTAAACATTGGTTTCGAGGCGGCGCAGGGCAATGTGGTTATTACCATGGATGCCGATTTGCAGGATAGCCCCGACGAGATACCCGTGCTGTACCGCCGCATTACTGAAGACAATTACGACCTTGTATCGGGATGGAAGGCAAAACGCTACGACCCAATAACCAAAACGGTACCCACCAAACTTTTTAACGCGGCTACACGCAAAATGAGCGGTATACATAACCTGCACGATTTTAATTGCGGACTGAAAGCTTATCGTAAAGCGGTTGTTAAAAATATCGAGGTGTATGGCGAAATGCACCGTTACATACCCGTTATTGCCAAATGGGCAGGCTTTACCAAAATTGGCGAACAGGTGGTTGAACACCGCGCCCGTAAATATGGCAAAACCAAATTTGGATGGACACGCTTTATCAATGGCTTTTTAGATCTGCTGTCTATATTTTTTGTGGGCAAATTTGGTAAACGCCCTATGCATTTTTTTGGCGCAATGGGCACGCTGAGTTTCTTTGCGGGAATAGTTATAACCATTTGGATGCTGAGCGAAAAACTATATCTGATAGCTCATAAATTACCCTATCGGGATGTAACGGATAATCCGCTGTTTTATATCGCCCTGGTGGCAATGATATTAGGTTCGCAGCTGTTTTTGACCGGCTTTGTTGCCGAACTTGTTGCCCGCAGCGCTCCAGACCGTAACAGATATCAAATAGAGGAAACGGTTTAG
- a CDS encoding glycosyltransferase family 2 protein, which yields MFFSIIIPLYNRPQEIAELLDTLTKQTYTLFEVLVIEDGSVDRAEDIVRGYEGELDVHYYEKPNEGQGFARNFGFERAKGDYFIIFDSDCLIPDDYLEIVNNALANNWLDAYGGPDGAHKSFTAIQKAISYSMTSPFTTGGIRGNKKGIGQFHPRSFNMGISRQAWQKAGGFIITRLGEDIEYSIRIHSLGFKIGLIPDAIVYHKRRTDFVKFYKQLHFFGRARINIYKFFPSQLKLVHFFPAFATLGMAFTIIANIAHWPIAQLCNILLLVYILLIFFHSLIKNKSAKIAFLSIIAAFTQLIAYGLGFMQDFWKRVILKRPLKT from the coding sequence ATGTTTTTCTCCATCATCATACCTTTATATAACCGTCCGCAGGAAATTGCAGAACTACTGGATACATTAACTAAGCAAACTTATACCCTGTTCGAAGTTCTGGTTATAGAAGATGGTTCTGTTGACCGGGCCGAAGATATTGTAAGGGGATATGAAGGCGAGCTTGATGTACACTATTACGAAAAGCCGAACGAAGGCCAGGGATTTGCCCGCAATTTTGGTTTTGAGCGCGCCAAGGGCGATTATTTCATAATTTTTGATTCGGATTGCCTGATACCTGACGACTACCTGGAAATAGTTAACAATGCGCTTGCCAACAATTGGCTGGATGCATATGGCGGGCCCGACGGCGCGCACAAATCCTTTACAGCAATACAAAAAGCAATTAGTTATTCTATGACATCGCCATTCACTACAGGCGGTATCCGGGGCAATAAAAAAGGCATAGGGCAATTTCATCCGCGTAGCTTTAATATGGGTATTTCGCGCCAGGCGTGGCAAAAGGCTGGTGGCTTTATTATTACCCGGCTAGGCGAAGACATAGAGTACAGCATCCGCATACATTCATTAGGCTTTAAAATTGGACTTATACCCGATGCCATTGTATATCACAAGCGCCGCACCGACTTTGTGAAGTTTTATAAACAATTGCATTTTTTTGGCCGCGCCCGTATCAACATTTATAAATTCTTCCCTTCGCAGCTTAAGCTGGTGCATTTTTTTCCGGCGTTTGCCACGCTTGGCATGGCGTTTACAATAATTGCCAACATAGCACATTGGCCTATTGCACAACTGTGCAATATTTTGCTATTGGTTTACATTTTGTTGATATTTTTTCACTCCCTGATTAAAAACAAATCAGCAAAAATCGCATTTTTGAGCATTATAGCTGCTTTTACACAATTGATAGCCTATGGGTTAGGCTTTATGCAGGATTTTTGGAAACGCGTAATATTAAAAAGGCCCTTAAAAACGTAG